One Microbacterium esteraromaticum genomic window carries:
- the rpsO gene encoding 30S ribosomal protein S15 — translation MALEADVKKAIIEEYATHPGDTGSPEVQVAMLTQRIKDLTEHLKEHKHDHHSRRGLFLLVGQRRRLLGYLQDVDINRYRSLIERLGLRR, via the coding sequence ATGGCACTGGAAGCAGACGTCAAGAAGGCGATCATCGAAGAGTACGCGACGCACCCCGGTGACACCGGATCCCCCGAGGTGCAGGTCGCAATGCTGACGCAGCGCATCAAGGACCTCACCGAGCACCTCAAGGAGCACAAGCACGACCACCACTCGCGTCGTGGCCTGTTCCTGCTCGTCGGTCAGCGCCGTCGCCTGCTGGGCTACCTGCAGGACGTCGACATCAACCGCTACCGCTCGCTCATCGAGCGTCTCGGTCTGCGTCGGTAA
- a CDS encoding cache domain-containing protein, whose translation MSTTTTTAPADAARIVEDYFGAPIRMLDSWVGSCAQELSHLLDEGTLTRQRLDAVVEPYAARTLALEAAPVYGAGFIAAIDLLADAHSHLAWWQGEDGRKLVLASQTVNKEYIDYSELEWYRVPMSTGQPHVAGPYVDYLCSDEYTITIAVPASADGRLLGVAGLDLLVSEVERELTPRFAALGHQVTLTNGVGRVVVSTDPRCATGDSVRGGRLADLPRVSCAGVALDVIVESI comes from the coding sequence ATGAGCACCACGACCACCACCGCCCCGGCCGACGCCGCGCGGATCGTCGAAGACTACTTCGGCGCGCCGATCCGCATGCTCGACAGCTGGGTCGGCTCCTGCGCGCAGGAGCTGTCGCACCTTCTCGACGAGGGCACGCTGACACGCCAGCGGCTGGACGCCGTCGTCGAGCCGTACGCCGCCCGCACCCTGGCGCTCGAGGCCGCGCCGGTGTACGGCGCGGGCTTCATCGCTGCGATCGACCTGCTCGCCGATGCGCACAGCCATCTCGCGTGGTGGCAGGGCGAGGATGGCCGCAAGCTCGTCCTCGCATCGCAGACCGTGAACAAGGAGTACATCGACTACAGCGAGCTCGAGTGGTATCGCGTGCCGATGAGCACCGGTCAGCCGCACGTCGCGGGCCCCTATGTCGACTATCTGTGCAGCGACGAATACACGATCACGATCGCGGTGCCCGCGTCCGCCGACGGGCGTCTGCTGGGGGTCGCAGGGCTGGACCTCCTCGTCTCCGAGGTCGAGCGCGAGCTCACCCCGCGGTTCGCGGCGCTCGGCCATCAGGTCACCCTGACCAACGGCGTCGGCCGGGTGGTCGTCTCCACCGATCCGCGGTGCGCGACGGGCGACTCGGTCCGCGGCGGTCGCCTCGCCGATCTGCCGCGTGTGTCGTGTGCCGGCGTCGCTCTCGACGTGATCGTCGAGAGCATCTGA
- a CDS encoding PrsW family glutamic-type intramembrane protease, protein MSFGGQPPAAQPSDPLYGQPPRPLHPQTPDARPAGQEPFPTLLAGRQAYEPPTPAAPAPAPAMPALPMPARRGRSASVWAFGALAFAMLALIAYFALFLGAGASIVGLLLALVPLAIVLTGVRLIDRWEPEPKSLVVFALAWGAVAAVGITLLVDLAFTLMVGLRTEFFSAVIQAPVIEEIAKGLGVLIVFLIGRRAFDGPVDGVVYGALVGAGFAFTENIQYFGDSLISGGAGQLTATFILRGLVSPFAHAMFTALTGFAVGLAARRGASTASAVGSGAVGVIGAIALHAYWNGSSLLGDFLALYLSTQVPLFIGFIVAILALRREEARLTRLRLGEYAAAGWFTPQEVEMLATPAGRRTGLQWASGLRGDRREVMQSFIRDAAALAAVRQRAISGRDSLAAADERALLMRTRDARARLLAY, encoded by the coding sequence CCGCAGACGCCGGATGCACGACCTGCAGGGCAGGAGCCGTTCCCGACGCTGCTCGCGGGGCGACAGGCCTACGAGCCGCCGACACCGGCTGCTCCTGCCCCTGCTCCCGCCATGCCCGCTCTTCCCATGCCGGCGAGGCGCGGCCGCAGCGCCTCGGTCTGGGCCTTCGGCGCTCTCGCCTTCGCGATGCTCGCGCTCATCGCGTACTTCGCGCTGTTCCTCGGCGCCGGTGCGTCGATCGTCGGGCTGCTGCTCGCGCTCGTGCCGCTCGCGATCGTGCTCACCGGTGTGCGGTTGATCGACAGGTGGGAGCCCGAGCCGAAGAGCCTCGTGGTCTTCGCGCTCGCCTGGGGCGCGGTGGCAGCGGTCGGCATCACGCTGCTCGTCGACCTGGCGTTCACGCTGATGGTCGGCCTGCGCACCGAGTTCTTCAGCGCCGTGATCCAGGCCCCGGTGATCGAGGAGATCGCCAAGGGGCTCGGCGTGCTCATCGTGTTCCTGATCGGCCGGCGGGCGTTCGACGGCCCGGTCGACGGCGTCGTGTACGGCGCACTGGTCGGCGCCGGCTTCGCCTTCACGGAGAACATCCAGTACTTCGGCGACAGCCTGATCTCCGGCGGCGCCGGACAGCTCACCGCCACGTTCATCCTGCGCGGTCTCGTGTCGCCGTTCGCCCACGCGATGTTCACTGCGCTGACCGGCTTCGCTGTCGGTCTCGCCGCCCGGCGCGGGGCGAGCACCGCGTCGGCAGTCGGCTCGGGGGCGGTGGGCGTGATCGGTGCGATCGCGCTGCACGCGTACTGGAACGGGTCGTCGCTGCTGGGCGACTTCCTCGCTCTGTACCTCAGCACGCAGGTGCCCCTGTTCATCGGGTTCATCGTGGCGATCCTCGCTCTGCGCCGCGAGGAGGCGCGCCTGACCAGGCTGCGCCTCGGCGAGTACGCCGCGGCCGGCTGGTTCACGCCGCAGGAGGTGGAGATGCTGGCCACCCCGGCCGGCCGTCGCACCGGACTGCAGTGGGCGTCCGGGCTCCGCGGCGATCGCCGCGAGGTGATGCAGTCGTTCATCCGCGACGCGGCTGCGCTGGCTGCCGTGCGCCAGCGCGCGATCAGCGGTCGCGACTCGCTCGCGGCGGCTGATGAGCGAGCCCTGCTGATGCGGACGAGGGATGCCAGGGCCCGACTCCTCGCGTACTGA
- a CDS encoding FadR/GntR family transcriptional regulator has product MESLTSPAGARTDADRQRTRHPHRLQGALFQPIGDEGRAELVERRLVDAIHRGHLRAGERLPSESELARSFGVAPVTVREALLTLRGQGLIVTRRGRNGGSFVVDDADPLAFARTALLGTSRLALRDMGAHYGAITEAAVRLAARRADPTEANRVLRRLERLEDLDVEQQRRVLDDVLVELVSLSQSARLTREQMKLQAEFSPYLRLAAPDDDGLRAQTASLAGIIRAVEQGDPGTAGDLTGRFVTDVIDSLIHLQSSSAGTP; this is encoded by the coding sequence ATGGAATCGCTGACCTCCCCCGCCGGTGCGCGCACCGACGCGGATCGTCAGCGCACCCGCCATCCGCACCGGCTGCAGGGCGCGCTGTTCCAGCCCATCGGCGACGAGGGCAGGGCCGAGCTGGTCGAGCGCCGACTGGTGGACGCGATCCATCGCGGTCACCTGCGAGCCGGCGAACGCCTGCCCTCCGAGTCCGAGCTGGCCCGCAGCTTCGGCGTCGCGCCCGTCACCGTTCGCGAAGCGCTGCTCACGCTGCGCGGCCAGGGCCTGATCGTCACACGGCGGGGTCGCAACGGCGGCAGCTTCGTGGTCGACGACGCCGATCCGCTCGCCTTCGCCCGCACCGCTCTACTGGGCACCTCGCGTCTCGCGCTGCGCGACATGGGGGCGCACTACGGCGCGATCACCGAGGCCGCTGTGCGTCTCGCCGCTCGCCGCGCGGATCCCACCGAGGCGAACCGCGTGCTGCGCCGTCTCGAGCGACTCGAGGACCTCGATGTCGAGCAGCAGCGGCGCGTGCTCGACGACGTGCTGGTCGAGCTCGTCTCGCTCAGTCAGTCGGCGCGCCTCACCCGCGAGCAGATGAAGCTGCAGGCGGAGTTCTCACCGTACCTTCGCCTCGCGGCCCCCGACGACGACGGCCTGCGCGCGCAGACCGCATCGCTCGCCGGGATCATCCGCGCCGTCGAGCAGGGCGACCCCGGCACGGCGGGCGATCTCACCGGGCGCTTCGTCACAGACGTGATCGACTCCCTGATCCACCTGCAGAGCTCCTCTGCGGGCACCCCATGA
- a CDS encoding MFS transporter, whose product MWIGSTLAGIGGQLTIVTVMLHVFELTGSTFAVSMIAVAGLVPMILAGLYGGMLADAFDRRRVALIAATVAFTATLLLTALTWTGTETIWWLYGLSMIIAAANSVGMATRTAIVPRLIPLSQLAAASALNGVAFGLTVMVGPAVAGMLVALTGFGWTYTIDIVLMLCMFLGLWTLPALLPEGTIVRPGLASLVDGWRFLRRAGNIRAQYLLDIAAMTFGNPLALYPALGTVLLGGGAVTTGLLTASVAVGTFTSSLFSGRIVQYRWHGVGIARAVQAYGAAIALFGAVVLIGVFLPPATEQSPDVPLIVLACVALAVSGAADNISSIYRNTMMQAAVPDAMRGRLQGVFIIVVAGGPRLGALYAGALATITSLWFPPLLGGLLVIGAAAMIARLTPRFRAYDALSPEA is encoded by the coding sequence ATGTGGATCGGCTCGACCCTCGCCGGCATCGGCGGTCAGCTGACCATCGTGACGGTGATGCTGCACGTCTTCGAGCTGACGGGCAGCACCTTCGCCGTCTCGATGATCGCCGTCGCCGGGCTCGTGCCGATGATCCTCGCAGGCCTGTACGGCGGCATGCTGGCCGACGCGTTCGACCGGCGCCGCGTCGCGCTGATCGCAGCCACCGTCGCCTTCACCGCCACCCTCCTGCTGACCGCGCTGACGTGGACGGGCACCGAGACGATCTGGTGGCTGTACGGGCTGAGCATGATCATCGCGGCGGCGAACTCGGTGGGCATGGCCACCCGCACCGCCATCGTCCCCCGGCTGATCCCGCTGAGCCAGCTCGCCGCCGCCTCGGCACTGAACGGCGTGGCGTTCGGGCTCACGGTGATGGTGGGACCAGCGGTGGCAGGGATGCTGGTGGCGCTCACCGGCTTCGGATGGACCTACACGATCGACATCGTGCTGATGCTCTGCATGTTCCTCGGCCTCTGGACCCTGCCTGCGCTGCTGCCCGAGGGGACGATCGTGAGACCGGGCCTCGCATCCCTCGTCGACGGATGGCGCTTTCTGCGACGGGCCGGAAACATCCGCGCGCAGTATCTGCTCGACATCGCCGCGATGACCTTCGGCAATCCGCTCGCCCTCTACCCCGCACTCGGCACTGTGCTGCTCGGCGGCGGGGCGGTCACCACGGGGCTGCTCACCGCGTCTGTGGCGGTCGGCACGTTCACCTCGAGTCTGTTCTCGGGCAGGATCGTGCAGTACCGCTGGCATGGCGTCGGCATCGCGAGGGCCGTGCAGGCGTACGGCGCCGCCATCGCCCTGTTCGGCGCGGTCGTGCTCATCGGCGTCTTCCTGCCTCCGGCGACGGAGCAGTCGCCCGATGTCCCCCTCATCGTGCTCGCCTGCGTCGCGCTGGCCGTGTCGGGGGCCGCTGACAACATCAGCTCGATCTACCGCAACACGATGATGCAGGCAGCCGTGCCCGATGCGATGCGCGGACGCCTGCAGGGCGTGTTCATCATCGTCGTCGCGGGCGGCCCTCGTCTCGGAGCGCTGTATGCGGGCGCTCTGGCCACGATCACCAGCCTGTGGTTCCCGCCGCTGCTCGGCGGGCTGCTGGTGATCGGCGCCGCCGCGATGATCGCGCGACTGACCCCTCGCTTCCGCGCCTACGATGCACTGAGCCCGGAGGCCTGA
- a CDS encoding ABC transporter permease, which yields MKRRVRIAGLLALPMAWLIGIYIFSLVMLLVTAFWITDPFTSKVKPGFTFDNFEQLISNPAYASTALRTLGIALGVTALSIVISVPLGIFMAKVASPWLRAVLAVSITLPLWAGYLVKVIAMRITFTEQGFFNWMLAPLGIQGPGFTVFTVVLTLTYLWLPYMAVPVYTAIRQLPANLFDASADLGAGSWRTIRTVVLPLIKPAIIAGSVFTFSLSLGDYLVAKFVGGDTQMIGSVIASNINLNPPLAAAFSVVPIAFVVVYLVSVQRTGALERM from the coding sequence ATGAAGCGCCGCGTACGCATCGCCGGTCTGCTGGCCCTGCCGATGGCCTGGCTCATCGGCATCTACATCTTCTCGCTCGTCATGCTGCTGGTGACGGCGTTCTGGATCACCGACCCGTTCACCTCGAAGGTGAAGCCCGGCTTCACCTTCGACAACTTCGAGCAGCTGATCTCGAATCCGGCCTACGCGTCGACGGCACTGCGCACCCTCGGCATCGCGCTGGGGGTCACCGCGCTCTCGATCGTGATCTCGGTGCCGCTCGGCATCTTCATGGCGAAGGTCGCCTCTCCCTGGCTGCGCGCCGTGCTGGCCGTCTCGATCACGCTGCCCCTGTGGGCCGGCTACCTGGTGAAGGTCATCGCGATGCGCATCACCTTCACCGAGCAGGGCTTCTTCAACTGGATGCTCGCACCTTTGGGCATCCAGGGCCCCGGCTTCACCGTCTTCACGGTCGTGCTCACCCTCACGTATCTGTGGCTGCCCTATATGGCGGTCCCTGTCTACACGGCGATCCGGCAGCTGCCGGCGAACCTCTTCGACGCCTCCGCCGACCTCGGCGCGGGGTCATGGCGCACAATCCGAACGGTCGTCCTGCCCCTGATCAAGCCGGCGATCATCGCCGGCTCCGTGTTCACGTTCTCGCTGAGCCTCGGTGACTACCTCGTGGCGAAGTTCGTCGGCGGAGACACGCAGATGATCGGAAGCGTCATCGCCTCGAACATCAATCTGAACCCGCCGCTGGCTGCGGCGTTCTCGGTCGTGCCGATCGCCTTCGTCGTCGTCTACCTGGTGAGCGTGCAGCGCACCGGCGCCCTGGAAAGGATGTGA
- a CDS encoding ABC transporter ATP-binding protein yields MTTAALATNAASDTAARGSVSLTGLTKSFGEFTAVRDLDLHVAPGEFLSMLGPSGSGKTTVLRIIAGFEDATSGTVRLSGADVTRTPPHARDVNTVFQDYALFPHMTIAENVGYGLRVRGAGKSERIEQVADSLRRVRLDHVAERLPHQLSGGQRQRIALARALIMRPQVLLLDEPLGALDKQLREQMQIELKQIQREVGITFIFVTHDQEEALTLSDRVAVFNNGRIEQVGSAREVYEEPQTEFVARFLGLSNLFAAELAEELTGDRRTMSIRPERVRLHGPSDALADGDVGLIGTISEVVYTGPATRYLITSDAGVDIIAERPNAHHDSGAGEPGRGDRVRATWNPAHAARLP; encoded by the coding sequence ATGACGACTGCTGCGCTGGCCACGAATGCCGCGAGCGACACCGCAGCCAGAGGCAGCGTGTCGCTGACCGGCCTGACGAAGTCCTTCGGTGAGTTCACCGCCGTCCGCGACCTCGATCTTCACGTCGCGCCGGGGGAGTTCCTCTCGATGCTCGGGCCGTCCGGTTCGGGCAAGACCACCGTGCTGCGCATCATCGCCGGTTTCGAAGATGCGACGTCGGGGACGGTGCGCCTCTCGGGGGCCGATGTCACCCGCACGCCGCCGCACGCGCGTGACGTCAACACCGTGTTCCAGGACTACGCGCTCTTCCCGCACATGACCATCGCCGAGAACGTCGGCTACGGCCTTCGGGTAAGGGGTGCCGGCAAGTCGGAGCGCATCGAGCAGGTCGCCGACTCCCTGCGCCGCGTGCGTCTCGACCACGTCGCCGAGCGGCTGCCCCACCAGCTCTCGGGCGGCCAGCGACAGCGGATCGCCCTCGCTCGCGCACTGATCATGCGCCCGCAGGTGCTGCTTCTCGACGAGCCGCTCGGCGCGCTCGACAAGCAGCTGCGCGAGCAGATGCAGATCGAGCTGAAGCAGATCCAGCGTGAGGTCGGGATCACCTTCATCTTCGTCACCCACGACCAGGAGGAGGCGCTCACGCTCAGCGACCGCGTCGCGGTCTTCAATAACGGGCGCATCGAGCAGGTGGGGAGCGCCCGCGAGGTGTACGAAGAGCCGCAGACCGAGTTCGTCGCCCGCTTCCTCGGGCTGTCGAACCTCTTCGCAGCCGAGCTCGCCGAGGAGCTGACCGGAGACCGGCGTACCATGAGCATCCGCCCCGAGCGTGTGCGGCTGCACGGGCCATCCGACGCCCTCGCAGACGGCGACGTGGGTCTGATCGGCACGATCTCGGAGGTCGTCTACACCGGACCCGCTACCCGGTACCTCATCACTTCGGACGCAGGCGTCGACATCATCGCCGAGCGCCCGAACGCGCACCACGACTCCGGCGCCGGCGAACCCGGCCGAGGCGATCGGGTGCGCGCCACCTGGAACCCCGCGCACGCCGCCCGGCTTCCCTGA
- a CDS encoding YceI family protein, with protein MSIEIPGYRPGTWVLDPSHSEVTFSVRHMMISKVRGSFGIKNATLIAPENPLEAKVEASVDVTSVDTNDEGRDTHLRSADFFDVENFPTMEFVSTGARVEGGDFYVDGDLTIRGITKPVSFEFDFGGFGADPWGNYKAGASAKTVINREDFGLTWNAALETGGVLVGKEITINLDLQGALQA; from the coding sequence ATGTCGATCGAGATCCCCGGCTACCGCCCCGGCACCTGGGTCCTGGACCCCAGCCACAGCGAGGTCACCTTCAGCGTGCGCCACATGATGATCTCGAAGGTGCGCGGCTCCTTCGGCATCAAGAACGCCACGCTGATCGCTCCCGAGAACCCGCTCGAGGCGAAGGTCGAGGCAAGCGTCGACGTCACCTCCGTCGACACCAACGACGAGGGCCGCGACACCCACCTGCGCTCGGCGGACTTCTTCGACGTCGAGAACTTCCCGACCATGGAGTTCGTCTCGACCGGCGCCCGCGTCGAGGGCGGCGACTTCTACGTCGACGGCGACCTCACCATCCGCGGCATCACGAAGCCGGTCAGCTTCGAGTTCGACTTCGGCGGCTTCGGGGCAGACCCGTGGGGCAACTACAAGGCGGGCGCATCGGCGAAGACCGTCATCAACCGTGAGGACTTCGGCCTGACCTGGAATGCCGCTCTCGAGACCGGCGGTGTGCTCGTCGGCAAGGAGATCACGATCAACCTCGACCTGCAGGGTGCCCTGCAGGCCTGA
- a CDS encoding isopenicillin N synthase family dioxygenase gives MTDLTLPILDLSQLDAGAEQAARFCADLRAATRDVGFFYLTGTGVSAELTERLHRAARQFFALPEEHKLAIENVRSPHFRGYTRIGGERTKGEVDWREQIDIGPERDAVEGGPAFNRLIGPNLWPDAQPELREVVAEWHAALSAVARRLLRAWALSLGAEESYFDDHFGEPSTLIKIVRYPGTHDPLPQQGVGAHKDSGVLTLLWVQPGRGGLQVERDGEWVDAPPVDDAFVVNIGELLEYATNGYLRATNHRVVSPLAPHDRLSIPFFFNPALDTQLPLIELPAELAAEARGVTQDPSNPIHSLYGENALKSRLRAHPDVAAIHHADLVGAPA, from the coding sequence ATGACCGACCTGACCCTGCCGATCCTCGACCTGTCCCAGCTCGACGCCGGAGCCGAGCAGGCCGCGCGCTTCTGCGCCGACCTGCGTGCTGCGACGCGCGACGTGGGCTTCTTCTACCTCACCGGCACCGGCGTCTCGGCCGAGCTCACCGAGCGCCTGCATCGCGCGGCCAGGCAGTTCTTCGCGCTGCCGGAGGAGCACAAGCTCGCGATCGAGAATGTGAGGAGTCCGCACTTCCGCGGGTACACCCGCATCGGCGGCGAGCGCACCAAGGGCGAGGTCGACTGGCGCGAGCAGATCGACATCGGCCCCGAGCGGGATGCCGTAGAAGGCGGTCCCGCGTTCAACCGCCTCATCGGCCCGAACCTGTGGCCAGACGCGCAGCCCGAGCTGCGCGAGGTGGTCGCCGAATGGCACGCCGCACTCTCCGCCGTGGCGCGGCGCCTGCTGCGGGCCTGGGCGCTCTCGCTCGGCGCGGAGGAGTCCTACTTCGACGACCACTTCGGCGAGCCGTCGACGCTCATCAAGATCGTCCGATACCCCGGCACGCACGACCCGCTCCCGCAGCAGGGCGTCGGCGCGCACAAGGACAGCGGCGTGCTCACCCTGCTCTGGGTCCAGCCGGGACGCGGCGGCCTGCAGGTCGAGCGCGACGGCGAGTGGGTCGATGCACCGCCCGTCGACGACGCCTTCGTGGTCAACATCGGCGAGCTGCTCGAATACGCGACCAACGGCTACCTGAGAGCCACCAATCACCGTGTCGTGTCGCCACTCGCCCCGCACGACCGGCTCTCGATCCCGTTCTTCTTCAACCCCGCGCTCGACACCCAGCTCCCGCTGATCGAGCTTCCCGCTGAACTCGCCGCCGAGGCCAGGGGCGTCACACAGGACCCGTCGAACCCGATCCACAGTCTCTACGGCGAGAACGCTCTGAAGTCGCGTCTGCGTGCGCACCCCGACGTCGCGGCTATCCACCATGCCGACCTCGTGGGGGCGCCGGCCTGA
- a CDS encoding FKBP-type peptidyl-prolyl cis-trans isomerase produces MTERTKPEFDAPTGPAPSQLVIRDIIEGDGAEAKPGDTVTVHYAGVEHDSGEEFDSSWGRGETIQFPLRGLIQGWQDGIPGMKVGGRRELVIPPHLAYGPAGAGHFLSGKTLIFIIDLVAVG; encoded by the coding sequence ATGACTGAACGCACGAAGCCCGAGTTCGACGCTCCCACCGGACCCGCTCCCTCACAGCTCGTCATCCGCGACATCATCGAGGGCGATGGGGCCGAGGCCAAGCCCGGCGACACCGTCACCGTGCACTACGCGGGCGTCGAGCACGACTCCGGCGAGGAGTTCGACTCGTCGTGGGGTCGAGGCGAGACCATCCAGTTCCCGCTGCGCGGCCTGATCCAGGGCTGGCAGGACGGCATTCCCGGCATGAAGGTCGGCGGTCGCCGCGAGCTCGTGATCCCGCCGCACCTGGCGTACGGGCCGGCAGGCGCCGGGCACTTCCTATCGGGCAAGACCCTGATCTTCATCATCGATCTGGTCGCTGTCGGCTGA
- a CDS encoding ABC transporter permease, which yields MLRLSRPSKIVLGVIVAIILAFMYIPLMLVVMNSFNSARIASWPIGGLSLEWWGRAFTSQPVRDALLNSVLVAAGATVIALVLGTLVAFALQRHRFFGQRAVNLLVVLPIALPGIVTGVALNNTYNQMLEPIGIQVGFWGMIIAHGTFCIVMVFNNVLARLRRMNPSLEEASQDLGATPWQTFRMVTFPQFRSALVAGAILAFALSFDEVYVTIFTAPPGVDTLPLWIMNQMARPNEANVVNVVATVVILASFIPVWVSQRLSRDVADRD from the coding sequence ATGCTGAGACTGTCGCGCCCCTCCAAGATCGTGCTCGGGGTCATCGTCGCGATCATCCTCGCGTTCATGTATATCCCGCTCATGCTCGTCGTCATGAACTCGTTCAACTCCGCCCGTATCGCCAGCTGGCCCATCGGCGGCCTGAGTCTCGAGTGGTGGGGGCGGGCCTTCACCAGTCAGCCCGTGCGCGATGCGCTGCTCAACTCGGTGCTCGTTGCCGCCGGTGCCACGGTCATCGCCCTCGTGCTCGGCACGCTCGTCGCCTTCGCCCTGCAGCGTCACCGCTTCTTCGGCCAGCGCGCCGTGAATCTGCTCGTCGTGCTGCCGATCGCCCTCCCCGGCATCGTCACCGGTGTCGCCCTGAACAACACCTACAACCAGATGCTCGAGCCGATCGGCATCCAAGTCGGGTTCTGGGGGATGATCATCGCGCACGGCACCTTCTGCATCGTGATGGTGTTCAACAACGTGCTGGCGCGTCTGCGGCGCATGAACCCCAGCCTCGAGGAGGCGTCTCAGGATCTCGGCGCGACGCCGTGGCAGACGTTCCGCATGGTCACCTTCCCGCAGTTCCGCAGCGCACTGGTGGCCGGCGCGATCCTCGCCTTCGCGCTCAGCTTCGACGAGGTGTACGTGACGATCTTCACAGCGCCGCCCGGGGTCGACACGCTCCCGCTGTGGATCATGAATCAGATGGCTCGCCCCAATGAGGCGAACGTCGTGAACGTCGTCGCGACGGTGGTGATCCTGGCATCCTTCATCCCGGTCTGGGTCTCCCAGCGCCTCTCCCGCGACGTCGCCGATCGCGACTGA
- a CDS encoding extracellular solute-binding protein, whose protein sequence is MRKKILAVSAITAAAALALSGCSSADQPTDGTGGGLSIDVPDISMMDELGDNEKEVNIIAWSGFVEPEWSDAFTAETGCTVNRRVAGTSDEMVQLMRTGDYDLVSASGDASLRLIAGGDVQPLNLELIPNFGDDIVEGMKGQIYDTINGKSYGIPIGRGANILQYNSEVVTEEPTSWDVAWEKDSPYAGKVIAYDAPIYIADAAVYLMAHEPDLGIENPYALDEKQLKAAVDLLKQQNEIVSEYWSDPAAQITSFAGGTTVLGTSWEVLRKLTEDDKYKSVLPEEGSTGWSDAWMLAAKSKNPNCAYAWMDYASSPEVNGAIAMNFGMAPANAAFCDTSDEAKAHCEYYNAENEEYFKKVWFWTTPIEQCIDGRDPAEVKCTNFQQWTDAWAGVKG, encoded by the coding sequence ATGCGAAAGAAGATCCTGGCCGTCTCGGCCATCACCGCAGCCGCAGCCCTTGCGCTGTCGGGCTGTTCGAGCGCCGACCAGCCGACCGACGGCACGGGCGGCGGCCTCTCGATCGACGTCCCCGACATCTCGATGATGGACGAGCTCGGAGACAACGAGAAGGAGGTGAACATCATCGCCTGGTCGGGATTCGTGGAGCCGGAGTGGTCGGACGCGTTCACCGCAGAGACCGGATGCACGGTCAACCGTCGCGTGGCCGGTACCAGCGATGAGATGGTGCAGCTCATGCGCACCGGCGACTACGACCTCGTCTCGGCCTCGGGCGATGCGAGCCTGCGCCTGATCGCCGGCGGTGACGTGCAGCCGCTCAACCTCGAGCTCATCCCGAACTTCGGCGACGACATCGTGGAGGGGATGAAGGGCCAGATCTACGACACGATCAACGGCAAGTCCTACGGCATCCCCATCGGGCGCGGTGCGAACATCCTGCAGTACAACAGCGAAGTCGTCACCGAGGAGCCGACCAGCTGGGACGTCGCCTGGGAGAAGGACAGCCCGTACGCGGGCAAGGTGATCGCGTACGACGCACCGATCTACATCGCCGACGCCGCCGTCTACCTGATGGCGCACGAACCCGACCTCGGCATCGAGAACCCGTACGCGCTCGACGAGAAGCAGCTGAAGGCGGCCGTCGACCTGCTCAAGCAGCAGAACGAGATCGTCTCGGAGTACTGGTCGGACCCGGCTGCGCAGATCACCTCGTTCGCCGGAGGAACGACCGTGCTCGGCACCTCATGGGAGGTGCTGCGCAAGCTCACCGAGGACGACAAGTACAAGAGCGTGCTGCCGGAGGAAGGCTCCACCGGCTGGTCGGACGCCTGGATGCTCGCCGCGAAGTCGAAGAACCCCAACTGCGCGTACGCGTGGATGGATTACGCCTCCTCGCCCGAGGTGAACGGCGCGATCGCCATGAACTTCGGCATGGCGCCGGCCAATGCCGCGTTCTGCGACACCAGTGACGAGGCCAAGGCGCACTGCGAGTACTACAACGCCGAGAACGAGGAGTACTTCAAGAAGGTCTGGTTCTGGACCACCCCGATCGAGCAGTGCATCGACGGCCGTGACCCCGCCGAGGTGAAGTGCACCAACTTCCAGCAGTGGACCGACGCCTGGGCCGGCGTCAAGGGCTGA